The proteins below are encoded in one region of Winogradskyella helgolandensis:
- a CDS encoding TIGR01777 family oxidoreductase yields MTVLITGATGLIGQEIVKQCHAEGINVHYLTTSKSKLSNESNYKGFYWNPNKKEIDHNCFEGVSSIINMVGASISKRWTDDYKKIILNSRTETAQLLQDTIKTHNYHIDQVVSASAIGIYPTSLTNYYEETNTEISETFLGKVVHEWEAAVDGFKALGCKVAKIRIGLVLANNGGALPEIVKPIKFGVGAAFGNGKQWQSWIHVKDLASLFVFAVQNNFEGIYNGVAPNPVSNKELTKAAARILKRPLILPKIPKFAMKLILGEMHILLFESQRVSSQKVESEGFNFQFVNLKPALEDLLG; encoded by the coding sequence ATGACCGTTTTAATTACAGGAGCTACAGGATTAATTGGGCAGGAAATTGTAAAACAATGTCATGCAGAGGGAATTAACGTACACTATTTAACGACTTCTAAATCCAAATTAAGTAACGAATCAAACTACAAAGGATTTTATTGGAATCCAAATAAGAAGGAAATAGATCATAATTGTTTTGAAGGAGTCTCTTCAATTATCAATATGGTTGGCGCATCCATTTCTAAACGCTGGACAGACGATTACAAAAAAATCATCCTTAATAGCAGAACAGAAACAGCTCAACTTCTACAAGACACTATAAAAACACATAATTACCACATTGACCAAGTTGTTTCGGCTAGTGCTATTGGTATTTACCCAACAAGCTTAACAAACTATTACGAAGAGACCAATACTGAGATTTCAGAAACATTTTTAGGTAAAGTTGTTCACGAGTGGGAAGCTGCAGTGGATGGTTTTAAAGCATTGGGATGTAAGGTCGCAAAAATTAGAATTGGATTAGTATTAGCCAACAATGGTGGTGCATTACCCGAAATTGTTAAACCAATTAAATTTGGTGTTGGGGCTGCTTTTGGTAATGGTAAACAATGGCAAAGCTGGATTCACGTTAAAGATTTAGCATCACTTTTTGTATTTGCTGTACAAAACAACTTTGAAGGGATTTATAATGGTGTTGCACCAAATCCGGTGAGCAATAAAGAGCTAACTAAAGCTGCTGCACGGATTTTAAAGCGTCCCTTGATTTTACCAAAAATTCCGAAATTCGCCATGAAACTCATTTTAGGTGAGATGCATATTCTTTTGTTTGAAAGTCAACGCGTCAGCTCTCAGAAAGTGGAATCTGAAGGTTTTAATTTTCAGTTTGTGAATTTGAAACCTGCTTTAGAGGATTTGTTAGGTTAG
- a CDS encoding phosphodiester glycosidase family protein, translating into MTDKKTTKISTILNELNNEKINTWFDLGLFMDKFKEKNLPSAFDGNASTFDAHIENGGIAFLTFYFTIDGITVETEKYAKTFKNIYPDIPIHFIAGEIKQEADELIPKTAFRKVIPEMEAFDAWPLYKDFFQIKMERGSEAYNNLIGKFWDEVLVLVEKLGSYIEDNDISLLYLINVCSNPGNVSLALATVLISEYLGIPVINNNHDFYWEGGNREVEIKKKGLKKGPRDFFFHNAHVGEFFSIIETVYPWESRSWMNVNINRIQQDHLININGHNPANVALLGTAVDTKLHQMSKRDIIKAFMQVSSIFANKKDSITVHTASHHTESKRSLRPILLGYKTIKNFDFVNNNIVFLQPTRVISRKSIELNFKLIKRLFSYDSFADKFLTNPQLKLSLIVSGPIPHGQQNYYHDLKKDFSNFLKDLPKAFKSRVLLGFLFSEFDKNDFKKKHKKPLDIEQLFDVASLILLPSQTEGRGLPIIEAAACGTPIFCRQYEPREVYDEVIGRHLDESLRLNVLEFKGSKVPKKLAEKICDHVFYPQNRMVDVTHNRSVIKKRYSLEALEENMRYILQRMYYQLVSVSIENNPQVINLLKQYKASVDFENEDLNAILNKKTRHYLPGYGRLSFMYYLKSLIDPSFFRVEQQLVKGRVMRYARTMENDIPDLVNTNLEVIHKYYNAIDDIFKYVDGEISIRHDHALAYRHRNKKSYAYQAFTYQEVTGLVNMIYTDVFKPTNLPDLTLAPQFFADWELALFQLTNSKYLGIDDRKILTKNLKKNVPKGYFPGRYIKHELEYFVLQPIRAQLNLTIEQELTSEILEANVDQLEKIYIFIHEARITKWFSSADIKEYLESGKEPELGLLYNAGVVQIIETKQWSEGVHFPQMGAKAIKILRDIKAADGFLITNGEYAAMMTDIIEIDHFHIGKVMYEMTAKIMGIPKGSGFIQFVPAGVRTTLAYPTPIQTAKDFDVVLKSDLYQDLKDKIGEKALLNMMTKDAIENGTPIAKLLTQIKEDLNESKTVQKVKSSFAGGVYEDGLPWSGVLAEIDTKKHHWKFAAHIANKEPKNVPALVKEYKKKSNNPHKIELAWNGGYILNPELVGKLGLPETYIGSPLGLLIMNNKVFCPPLFNKPAFIIYKNGDVDIRKVNSKAGLIVKGKTKDLTFSSANYNTHIATEPCFYDLSYTEDTFKGNGNFIVRIAGNTVKEIIKTKSKETVAVIPVGITLSIPPELFSDAMFVEGKSLDIQLLEPEENPYKWDEISYAIEAGPMLIDEGKQILNMEEEGWKTTNSIKTQAARLDFTDMRGPKIAVGITKAGKLMVLMVNGRIRESVGATHFDMVDILLKYGMDKAMGFDPGGSSTLVVDGNIMNISPYNKNYEKDIYALPPEPRFVANAIMGWIDE; encoded by the coding sequence TAAAATGGAACGTGGAAGTGAAGCTTATAACAATCTTATTGGTAAGTTTTGGGACGAAGTTTTAGTTTTGGTAGAAAAGCTAGGGTCTTATATTGAAGACAATGACATTTCATTATTATATCTTATAAATGTCTGTTCTAATCCTGGTAATGTGTCATTGGCATTAGCAACGGTTTTAATTTCAGAATATTTAGGCATTCCGGTTATAAACAATAATCACGATTTTTATTGGGAAGGCGGTAACCGAGAAGTCGAAATAAAAAAGAAAGGTCTTAAAAAAGGACCAAGAGATTTCTTTTTTCACAATGCACATGTAGGCGAATTTTTCTCAATTATAGAAACGGTTTATCCATGGGAAAGTCGCTCGTGGATGAATGTAAATATCAATAGAATTCAGCAAGATCATTTGATTAATATTAATGGTCATAATCCAGCGAATGTAGCCTTATTAGGAACCGCTGTAGATACCAAATTACATCAAATGAGTAAGCGCGATATTATAAAAGCGTTTATGCAAGTTTCTTCAATTTTTGCCAATAAAAAAGATTCAATAACAGTTCATACAGCGTCGCATCATACGGAAAGTAAACGCTCTTTAAGACCTATTTTGTTAGGTTATAAAACCATTAAAAATTTCGATTTTGTAAATAACAATATCGTGTTTTTACAGCCAACAAGAGTCATAAGTAGAAAATCTATTGAGTTGAATTTTAAGCTTATTAAACGCTTGTTTTCGTACGATTCTTTTGCTGATAAATTCCTCACCAACCCACAATTAAAATTGTCGTTGATTGTTTCAGGACCCATTCCACACGGACAACAAAATTATTATCACGATTTAAAAAAGGACTTTTCTAATTTTTTAAAAGACCTTCCAAAAGCCTTTAAGTCGCGTGTGTTACTTGGGTTTTTATTTAGTGAATTCGATAAAAATGACTTCAAAAAGAAACACAAAAAACCATTAGATATTGAGCAGCTTTTTGATGTGGCCTCTTTAATTTTATTACCAAGTCAAACCGAAGGACGAGGTTTACCTATTATTGAAGCAGCAGCTTGCGGAACACCAATTTTTTGCAGACAATACGAACCAAGAGAAGTCTATGATGAAGTTATTGGCCGTCATTTAGATGAGTCACTTCGACTTAATGTTTTAGAATTTAAAGGCTCTAAAGTCCCAAAGAAATTAGCAGAAAAAATTTGTGACCACGTGTTTTATCCACAAAACAGAATGGTCGATGTTACACACAATAGAAGTGTAATTAAAAAACGTTACAGTTTAGAAGCTTTGGAGGAAAACATGCGTTACATTTTACAACGTATGTATTATCAATTGGTGTCAGTTTCTATTGAAAATAATCCGCAAGTCATTAATTTATTAAAGCAATACAAGGCTTCTGTAGATTTTGAAAATGAAGATCTCAACGCGATTCTCAATAAAAAAACACGACATTATTTACCAGGTTACGGTCGTTTGTCGTTTATGTATTATTTAAAATCATTAATTGATCCTAGCTTTTTTAGAGTCGAACAACAGTTGGTGAAAGGACGTGTAATGCGTTATGCTAGAACCATGGAAAATGACATTCCAGATTTGGTAAATACCAATCTAGAAGTCATTCATAAATACTACAATGCAATTGATGATATTTTTAAATATGTGGATGGAGAAATTTCAATTCGTCACGATCATGCGTTGGCGTATCGTCATAGGAATAAAAAATCCTACGCGTATCAGGCATTTACATATCAAGAGGTTACAGGTTTGGTGAATATGATTTATACCGATGTGTTTAAACCAACCAACTTACCGGATTTAACCTTAGCTCCACAATTTTTTGCCGATTGGGAATTAGCACTTTTTCAACTGACAAATAGTAAATATTTAGGAATTGATGATCGCAAAATTCTAACTAAAAATTTAAAGAAAAATGTACCGAAAGGGTATTTTCCGGGACGTTATATTAAGCATGAATTAGAATATTTTGTGTTACAACCTATTCGTGCACAGTTAAATCTAACGATAGAACAAGAGTTAACCTCAGAGATTTTGGAAGCAAATGTAGATCAGTTAGAGAAAATCTACATCTTTATCCATGAGGCTAGAATCACAAAATGGTTCTCAAGCGCAGACATAAAAGAGTATTTAGAAAGCGGAAAAGAGCCAGAATTAGGCTTGTTGTATAATGCAGGAGTCGTTCAAATTATAGAAACAAAGCAATGGTCAGAAGGTGTACATTTTCCACAAATGGGAGCCAAGGCCATCAAGATCTTACGCGATATTAAAGCCGCTGATGGTTTCTTAATCACCAATGGGGAATATGCTGCCATGATGACTGATATTATTGAAATCGATCATTTCCATATTGGAAAAGTGATGTATGAAATGACCGCTAAAATTATGGGTATTCCTAAAGGTAGTGGGTTTATTCAATTTGTACCTGCAGGTGTGCGTACAACATTAGCATATCCAACACCAATTCAAACGGCAAAGGATTTTGACGTCGTTCTAAAGAGTGATTTATATCAAGATTTAAAAGATAAAATAGGAGAGAAGGCATTGTTAAATATGATGACAAAAGATGCCATTGAAAATGGAACTCCTATTGCTAAGTTGTTGACTCAGATAAAGGAAGATTTAAATGAAAGTAAAACGGTTCAAAAGGTAAAATCTTCTTTCGCAGGAGGTGTTTATGAAGACGGTTTACCTTGGAGTGGAGTTTTAGCAGAAATAGATACCAAAAAACACCATTGGAAATTTGCAGCGCATATTGCTAATAAAGAACCTAAAAATGTACCAGCACTTGTAAAAGAATACAAGAAGAAAAGTAACAATCCACATAAAATTGAATTGGCTTGGAATGGTGGATATATTTTAAATCCAGAATTGGTTGGGAAATTAGGTTTGCCAGAAACTTATATTGGTTCTCCTTTAGGCTTACTAATTATGAATAATAAAGTGTTTTGTCCACCACTTTTTAATAAACCAGCCTTTATAATTTACAAAAACGGTGATGTAGACATTCGAAAAGTAAATAGTAAAGCCGGATTAATTGTTAAAGGAAAAACGAAAGACTTAACCTTTTCTAGTGCTAATTACAATACACATATCGCAACAGAACCTTGCTTCTACGATTTATCGTATACAGAGGATACCTTTAAAGGCAATGGCAATTTTATTGTGAGAATAGCAGGAAATACGGTAAAAGAAATTATTAAAACGAAGTCAAAAGAAACGGTTGCTGTAATTCCTGTTGGAATTACCTTGTCTATACCTCCTGAATTATTTTCTGACGCCATGTTTGTTGAAGGAAAATCGTTAGATATTCAATTATTAGAACCCGAAGAGAATCCTTATAAATGGGATGAAATTTCATATGCTATTGAAGCAGGACCAATGTTAATTGATGAAGGAAAACAGATTTTAAATATGGAAGAAGAAGGTTGGAAAACCACGAATTCTATTAAAACACAAGCCGCACGATTAGATTTTACAGATATGCGTGGGCCAAAAATAGCTGTTGGAATCACCAAAGCAGGTAAGTTAATGGTATTAATGGTAAACGGACGAATTAGAGAGTCTGTAGGAGCCACGCATTTTGATATGGTTGATATTTTATTAAAATACGGCATGGATAAAGCAATGGGCTTTGATCCAGGAGGAAGTAGTACGTTAGTGGTGGACGGAAACATTATGAATATTTCCCCATATAATAAGAATTACGAAAAAGATATTTATGCTTTACCACCAGAACCGAGGTTTGTAGCCAATGCGATTATGGGTTGGATTGATGAGTAA
- a CDS encoding DUF4920 domain-containing protein, whose translation MKKIILLFAISLVAFACKDDSKTAEVTVEETKQEIAYASFGKEINDTDALTSADMMEQYKTLKAGDTITSKVKGKIIEVCSKKGCWMTLDMGNENQVMVKFKDYGFFMPLNAEGDVVMTGKAFVSETPVEELRHYAEDAGKTAEEIAMIIDPKFEYGFEADGVLLKQ comes from the coding sequence ATGAAAAAAATCATTTTACTTTTTGCAATTAGCTTAGTTGCTTTCGCTTGTAAAGACGATTCTAAAACAGCCGAAGTTACCGTTGAAGAAACAAAACAAGAAATAGCGTATGCCTCTTTCGGAAAAGAAATAAATGACACAGATGCGTTAACATCTGCAGACATGATGGAACAATACAAAACCTTAAAAGCTGGTGATACGATTACTTCTAAAGTAAAAGGAAAAATCATTGAGGTTTGTTCTAAAAAGGGTTGTTGGATGACATTAGACATGGGTAATGAAAATCAAGTAATGGTTAAGTTTAAGGATTACGGTTTTTTTATGCCTTTAAATGCTGAAGGTGACGTTGTAATGACCGGAAAAGCTTTTGTTTCTGAAACTCCGGTTGAAGAATTAAGACATTACGCTGAAGATGCTGGTAAAACTGCAGAAGAAATTGCAATGATTATTGATCCTAAATTTGAATATGGTTTTGAAGCCGATGGAGTTTTACTTAAACAATAA
- the mnmD gene encoding tRNA (5-methylaminomethyl-2-thiouridine)(34)-methyltransferase MnmD: MKRNIITTSDGSKTIQIEEWNEQYHSIHGAIQEANHVFMKHGLLFYSELVSESKPISILEIGFGTGLNAFLTLIEAEKLELKINYVGVEAYPVQLEEIKQLNYIDLISKKHETVFEKLHETSWEQPHPINSDFQLEKQQKFFKDITAENTFNIIYFDAFGARVQPDLWTEDIFEIMFKALQPNGVLVTYSAKGSVRRAMLAVGFTVERLPGPPGKREMLRATKHSVK; the protein is encoded by the coding sequence TTGAAGAGAAATATAATTACCACGTCCGATGGTTCTAAAACCATACAAATAGAAGAATGGAACGAGCAATACCATTCCATTCACGGTGCGATACAAGAAGCAAATCACGTTTTCATGAAACATGGTTTGCTTTTTTATTCTGAACTTGTTTCAGAATCTAAACCAATTTCCATTTTAGAAATAGGTTTTGGTACAGGGCTCAATGCTTTTTTAACTCTCATCGAAGCAGAGAAATTAGAGTTAAAAATCAATTATGTTGGTGTTGAAGCATATCCTGTTCAACTAGAAGAAATTAAACAGCTTAATTATATTGACTTAATTTCAAAAAAACACGAGACTGTTTTTGAAAAGTTACATGAAACATCCTGGGAACAACCTCATCCCATTAATTCAGATTTTCAATTAGAAAAACAACAAAAATTCTTCAAGGATATAACAGCCGAAAACACATTTAACATCATTTATTTTGATGCTTTTGGAGCACGTGTGCAACCCGATTTATGGACGGAGGACATTTTCGAAATTATGTTTAAAGCCCTTCAACCAAATGGAGTTTTAGTCACTTACTCTGCAAAAGGAAGTGTTAGACGTGCTATGCTTGCTGTTGGTTTTACAGTAGAGCGTTTGCCTGGACCTCCTGGTAAGCGTGAAATGTTGAGAGCAACGAAACATTCAGTGAAATGA